In Candidatus Manganitrophus noduliformans, the following proteins share a genomic window:
- a CDS encoding ATP-dependent nuclease: MRIVFVEIRNFRGIKELDWAPAPTVNCLIGPGDSTKTAILDAVELALNPRYYQFADDSDFFDLNVNNSINITVTLAGLPSKFKSDDRYGMYLRGWNDQESKVYDEPGEGLEDALSVRVMIDDSLEARWSIFNDRIEAGENDPPTVRHKDFRELATTRLGPYAERHLGWGRQSVLSRMGEATESINLQLAQANRAARDAFRQGNQEVFKETVSRAEQLGRQVSVPVRDKYVAELDVQGVSITSGGIALHDGKLPLRRLGTGSSRLIVSALQHDSGGSHIALIDEIEHGLEPHRIARLIKYIKSPPIGDTKVSASQIFVTTHSPVVIRELIARDIFTVRCEVGLTKVRSVLATTEDLNTVQRHLRATPEAFLARRILVGEGRTEQGFLRGLDAWWSQKGRDSFALQGTIAVDGCGANAALGFAEHLLDLGYKIALLLDTDKPLPTDLIDAVKNKGGVIFEWPGTCSIEERIFLDVPWKTVISIVKFAEELHGADSVKDNINNACKAQSLSQISDLSFSEDLDTDEFRRVLGKSAKNKDTKRSWFKDVSRGEELAEIIAPCLDQILDKPLAITLSMVRQWVDG; the protein is encoded by the coding sequence ATGCGAATTGTATTTGTGGAAATCCGGAACTTCAGAGGAATAAAGGAGCTTGATTGGGCTCCGGCCCCGACAGTGAATTGTCTTATCGGTCCAGGAGATTCGACTAAGACAGCAATACTTGATGCTGTCGAGCTTGCGTTGAATCCCAGGTACTACCAATTCGCTGATGATTCTGACTTCTTCGATCTTAATGTCAATAATTCTATAAACATCACTGTCACCTTGGCAGGGTTGCCGTCTAAATTCAAATCCGATGATCGTTATGGTATGTACCTTCGTGGATGGAACGACCAGGAATCAAAGGTCTATGATGAACCAGGTGAGGGGTTAGAGGACGCTTTATCCGTTCGTGTCATGATTGACGATTCACTTGAGGCACGATGGTCCATATTCAATGATCGTATCGAGGCGGGAGAGAATGATCCACCAACGGTTCGTCACAAAGACTTTAGGGAATTGGCGACGACTAGACTCGGTCCTTATGCTGAACGACATTTAGGGTGGGGTCGTCAATCAGTTCTCTCGCGGATGGGCGAAGCCACCGAAAGTATAAATCTTCAATTAGCGCAGGCAAATAGGGCTGCCCGAGATGCTTTCCGCCAAGGGAATCAAGAAGTCTTTAAGGAAACCGTCTCACGCGCGGAACAACTTGGTAGACAAGTTTCCGTGCCAGTTCGTGATAAGTATGTTGCAGAACTCGATGTCCAGGGAGTCAGCATTACGAGCGGAGGTATCGCACTCCACGATGGCAAGCTACCGCTGAGACGACTGGGAACCGGTTCATCTAGGCTGATCGTTTCCGCCCTACAGCATGATTCCGGTGGTTCGCACATTGCCCTTATCGATGAAATTGAGCACGGCCTCGAACCGCACCGTATAGCAAGGCTCATAAAATATATAAAGTCTCCTCCAATAGGCGATACGAAGGTTTCAGCTTCCCAAATATTTGTGACAACGCATTCACCCGTAGTTATCCGTGAACTGATTGCCCGTGATATATTCACAGTGCGATGCGAGGTAGGTTTGACTAAAGTTCGGTCCGTCTTAGCGACCACGGAAGATCTTAATACGGTTCAACGTCATTTGCGAGCTACTCCAGAAGCTTTTCTTGCAAGGAGAATTCTTGTCGGTGAGGGAAGAACCGAACAGGGGTTTCTGCGCGGATTGGATGCCTGGTGGAGCCAGAAAGGAAGGGATTCATTTGCTCTCCAAGGCACAATAGCCGTTGATGGCTGTGGCGCTAATGCTGCGTTAGGTTTCGCCGAGCATCTCCTCGACCTCGGTTACAAGATTGCACTACTACTGGATACAGACAAACCACTTCCTACTGATCTTATCGATGCTGTAAAAAACAAGGGTGGTGTGATTTTCGAATGGCCAGGCACTTGTTCGATAGAGGAGAGAATATTTCTTGATGTGCCATGGAAGACGGTCATTAGTATCGTAAAGTTTGCAGAGGAACTCCATGGTGCTGATAGCGTCAAGGATAATATTAACAATGCGTGCAAGGCACAGTCTCTCTCACAAATTTCCGATCTCTCTTTCTCCGAGGACCTGGATACAGATGAATTTCGACGTGTTCTCGGAAAGTCTGCTAAGAATAAGGATACAAAGAGATCCTGGTTTAAAGATGTTTCCAGAGGAGAGGAATTAGCCGAGATTATTGCGCCCTGTCTTGATCAAATTCTTGACAAACCGCTAGCGATAACCCTTTCCATGGTTCGGCAATGGGTCGACGGATGA